From the genome of Cydia fagiglandana chromosome 27, ilCydFagi1.1, whole genome shotgun sequence:
cactgcgttcatcccttggttaacaatctaccaaaacttacttattgtcgtcaatctgagtaccaacgcacaaaagccatctttcaaccgattttaagtaatcgtaggtgttgtcatatgaattaattttctcctttagtggcaattgttcattattgggaaaaattacctgcaattaaatagcaattatgtttcgttacaaattcaaatcatgccaaccgaattttattgttacattaataaacacttacagtgacagttagatcatcgtttaaacgtatatgatgtttaatcttctgagtttttggatccattcgcataaattccagcccattaggattttctgcatgtagccaaaaaggcggcaacaacgaaaatgcccgaaacttacttttaaaattctctattggattaattgttacattagtatcctgatattgactaaacaatggttccgcaaagtcctgttgtatcatttcataatccattaaattattagaatcattttgatcttctgataattcctgttgctcggcattgatttgttgttgctgctcgtccttaggttgattggggtatggttcgaaagattcctctatgtgaatagtattggcttggagttcatgttcgggaatgggaataaactgatgctcaatcgtgggcacagcttcttccttaagcgtttttctttgtgtaggaatatatttgagctctcctttaatagttaacttttcgtacatatttatattttcttctttaaaatgaagatggcaaatataatcatttgcttttaatgcaattcctaacgactttttccaactttctaaccgtgccggagtctgagaattaatagaaaaatgaagaattgttaaagtgaaattgtgaattttata
Proteins encoded in this window:
- the LOC134678014 gene encoding uncharacterized protein LOC134678014 is translated as MYEKLTIKGELKYIPTQRKTLKEEAVPTIEHQFIPIPEHELQANTIHIEESFEPYPNQPKDEQQQQINAEQQELSEDQNDSNNLMDYEMIQQDFAEPLFSQYQDTNVTINPIENFKSKFRAFSLLPPFWLHAENPNGLEFMRMDPKTQKIKHHIRLNDDLTVTVIFPNNEQLPLKEKINSYDNTYDYLKSVERWLLCVGTQIDDNK